The DNA region TTGATGATCCAATATGGTAGAACAAATATCTGGCATCAAGCAATCACATGGCCAGTGGTGTTATTAAATCCTTACCAAGTAAGGGAACAAATGTaactattttttgataattaaacatttaatttttacaGAAAGGGGAACACGTGTAATTTTTCAGGAGGTGTAGGTAGTCTAAATGGATGAAATTGCTCCTTGTAGTTACAAGCCAATTGGTCGATCTACATGTCACTTGGTTTAACTGGATATAATATACAATTGTAGATATCAAAGCACATGGATGCgttctttcttttgctttatttatttgggtttggggtggcaaatattttgttttaattttccCATCCATCACAGCCAGCTCTCTAATTAGATACTCTTACATTCAGTTTTTCAATTGTAGTTTCTGAGCTTTCTACCAAACtagattcttctttttttgatcaGTGACTTTCTGCCAAACTAGATAACAAAGTATATATGAACAGGGACTATCAAACCATGCATTCAAATCTAGCAAAGGCAGCAAAACTTTCCATATTGTTGTTTAAATGTTGATTTTTACTTGGTGTCATGTTTTCAATGTATCTGCTTCAAGAGCTTCATTTGCTGGTATAGACTTTATATGGTTTTGCATTGTcaacttctctctctcatagtgGAGTGAGGGGGCAGGCGCCCTTGTCTATGTCAAATTCCTAATCACATCACTTGTGATTTGTGTTGCAAGACCAAAATTATAAGTAAATTCCTCATTGCAGGATTTGAAGAGGCAGCAAAGGCATGTTGTGGAACTGGAATGTTCGAGATGAGTTACTTGTGTGATAAGATAAATCCATTCACATGTTCAGATGCAAATAAATACGTATTTTGGGATTCCTTCCACCCCACGGAGAAAACAAATGGTATCATTGCTTATCATGTGGTGAAAAATAGTCTAGCTGAGTTTCTATGGTGACTAGAGTTATATAATGCACCATGTGCAATTACAACAGAATTAATCTTATTCATTCACGATGttgctctttctctttttttttttgttgaacgAAAGATAGAGAAATGTTGCTCTGTCTCAATTGTAATTTATATTGATAACAACTCCAtaagaaatggaaaaaatataatatatatatatatatatatatatatatatatatatacacacatcaAACAGACTTAATACTGAGATTTTCTTTACCAACTGAGATTCTCCCCAAACTTCACTAGGAGTATGTAAAAGCTGAGATAAGGTGTAACAAGCAAATGGATTGAATCCCTTGAGATATGTTATGGAAAGGTTCCACTTTCAGGAGATAGTACTTTGTAACCACTTGCAAACCTCTCAATCAAAATAAATTCAGTGGGGAAAAGTCTGGCCTATGTACAAAACATGAGGCATTTCACATCCCTGATGAGAAAAGACCCTTAAGAAAAGCAGACATTATTATGTTACACaagcattttctttttcccattAATTTTTCCATCATTGATATGGACATATGATTTGGAAAAATACAACAATAACTACttagattataattttaatgCCACGGAGTTACTATAATAGAAGCTAACCCCAAAGCCAGTCACAAACTCAAAAGTACAAATACTCACCATTTAACTTGGTACAACATGAAGCAGCCaaaaactatattaaaaaaataaaacttcagGAAGAGAATATTCTGTAGGATTAACAAAAATAGGCACCTTAGCATTGATTGCACAGCTTACTTCGGCTCTTTGGGAAAATGCAATTTGATCAATGAAGGGAGTTCAGCTAGCTCAACCTGATGCTTGCCTAAGAGAATACTCCTCAGCTTTTCATCACAGTTGaccacatttttgttttttggatccTTAACAATTAAAGGCACACCCCAAATTTCATGTCAGGATAAGGAAGTACATATATATccattaaaataaacataaatctAGCAAACCAGAATCAGTGCAATAATATAAAGGCCAAGAAAACTTTAATATGTACTCTTTCATATTGCTTCTTCAGTCACCCCTGATATAACCAATTTAAGTACTTGGGATTGAGGTcattataatatatagaaaCAACCCCCTGTTTGCAATGGCAATCATCACCTATTATAACTGAGATGAGTTTGAAATGTACGCGCACGCACATGTGCACACACACGCATGCACGCACGCACGCACGCATGCACGCACgggcacacacacacacacacacacacacacacacacacacatatatatatatatatagagagagagagagagacgcaTGAACTGCCAATATTTTGATAAAGGAGTTGGTCCAGGATCGTACAAATCTGTCACTTGTTCAAAAAAATCTTTCATCTTTtcaacaaagtcttttggttcTTCTTAGATTAATATCACCAATTGTAAAACATTAAATTAATTTCTAATCATAAACAATATAAAGAATTATATGCAGATGATATGCACAAGAGAGATCATCGAATCCCCTCAaatcaaaataactaaaaccCCAACGCCAAAAATGAGTTGATATGTGAATATCCCTTACTTCAGATTGAAGctttaaggggaaaaaattgatcagattttttcattcttttttaaaggAGAGTTAAAGAACCTGGAGATTGTTGGTCTTGATGTAGGACCAAACCCTCATAAAACAGCCCAGACGAGAAATCTGAGACTGACCCACAAACTCTCTGAGTGTTGAAGGAAGATTTACAAGGTCAATCAAGTTGGCAAGCTTCTTTGGATTATCAGTAATGGCCTTCTTCATGTGCTGTGGCAGCATGGTTATCAGTCTTCACTCTGCTTGTGACCTACAActcataaaataacaaattgttaCCTGAATATTTGAGGACAACTAATTCATTCTCTAATCAATCTTAAGTTAAATAAAACTTTGGTAAAAAATTTCGAGATGAAACATAAATTTCCTTTTCccatttgaaattactacacTTATGCAGGAAAGGCATTTGATGTGCATATGCCCAAGCAACCAAATTTATGAATTAACACAAGTCACTTGGTTAAACACAAATGCGCCACTTTTATAAGTTTTCTCAAATTATATCTGATATTGTCATTAAAAATTTCATCTTAGTATTTTATCAGGGGTAATGCCATGCACTGTGAGCTAGGTTAATAagcaaaacaaaatacacaacAAGATACAATCCCAAGTTTCTCAAAGCTGTGATTTTGCTTCCAGGGTGCAATTCACTTATAAATACTGTTGCACC from Castanea sativa cultivar Marrone di Chiusa Pesio chromosome 6, ASM4071231v1 includes:
- the LOC142638375 gene encoding upstream activation factor subunit UAF30 yields the protein MLPQHMKKAITDNPKKLANLIDLVNLPSTLREFVGQSQISRLGCFMRVWSYIKTNNLQDPKNKNVVNCDEKLRSILLGKHQVELAELPSLIKLHFPKEPK